A segment of the Sulfitobacter sp. D7 genome:
CCGGCCTATCAAGAGGCTTTCGACGCATGGCTCGGCATCGCGCATCTGACTCTTGGCCCGCTAGAGGAAGACGGGCGCGGGCTGGCCATCGCCTTTTGGCCCGACACGCGCGGCATGGTGGGGCGCAGCGTGGCGCGACTGGTGGCCGAAGAAGACCCGATCGCGACAAGCGGGGATTACGCCGAAGTCTCCATCGCCGCGCGGGGGCTCTTTGCGCTGGAACGGCTGCTTTATGACGATGACTTCGCAGGCTACGGGGCCGAGAGCTATAGCTGCGCATTGGCCCGCGCGATGGCGGTCGACCTGGCCAATTTGGGCCGCGAGGTCGACACCGCTTGGCGAGAGGATTTCGCCGCCGCGCTCCGCAGCGCCGGGGAGGTGGGCAATGACCGTTTCCTCAGCCCGCGCGAGGCATCGCAGGCGCTTTACACGGCTTTGGCAACCGGGCTCGAATTTGTCGCGGACCAACGTCTAGGCCGCCCGATGGGCAGTTTTGATGCGCCGAAGCCGCAGGTGGCCGAGGCGCGCCGTTCGGGCCGCAGCCTGCGCAATGTGGTGTTGTCACTCGAAGCATTGCAGGGTCTAGCCGACACGCTGTCGGACGCCGCTACCCCCAAAACCGACGCCACATTCGACCGCGCCTTGAGCGCCGCGCGCGTGTTGGAGGACCCCGTCTTTGCCGGGGTGGCCGACCCGATAAGCCGTATCCGGGTCGAGGCGCTGCAAAATGATGTGCGGGCCATTGCCGAGGCCGTGAGCGCTGAGATCGCCCCGGCGCTTGGCGTTTCCGTCGGGTTCAACTCGGCGGACGGCGATTGATGCCCTCGCGCCGCCACTTCCTTGCGGGTCTCGCCGCCGCGTCGAGCTTGCCGGCGATGGGTTGGGCCGCCGCTGGCAGCCCTGCCTACCTTGCCGCCGCGCGTGACCCTTCGGGGGCCTATGCGCTTTTCGGGCTGGACGGGACGGGCCACGACATTTTCCGGATTCCGTTGCCCGACCGGGGCCATGCCGCCGCCGCGCATCCCACGGCGCCCGAGGCCGTGGCCTTTGCCCGCCGCCCGGGGCGGTTTGCACTGGTGATCGACTGCGTGAAGGGCCGTGTCGCCCATCGCCT
Coding sequences within it:
- a CDS encoding imelysin family protein; its protein translation is MRSLLTATFLLTAAPALAGVEEVIQDHALPGTARFASATAALDAAAQANCTDTALRPAYQEAFDAWLGIAHLTLGPLEEDGRGLAIAFWPDTRGMVGRSVARLVAEEDPIATSGDYAEVSIAARGLFALERLLYDDDFAGYGAESYSCALARAMAVDLANLGREVDTAWREDFAAALRSAGEVGNDRFLSPREASQALYTALATGLEFVADQRLGRPMGSFDAPKPQVAEARRSGRSLRNVVLSLEALQGLADTLSDAATPKTDATFDRALSAARVLEDPVFAGVADPISRIRVEALQNDVRAIAEAVSAEIAPALGVSVGFNSADGD